From Salvia splendens isolate huo1 chromosome 3, SspV2, whole genome shotgun sequence, a single genomic window includes:
- the LOC121793543 gene encoding probable WRKY transcription factor 48, which translates to MEEGKSKEPTPRENSKPSISNYNNHNQTMMMINQQICNTNTLFDDHLSFMDGHDFTCPSSAFDDFFLQPLQPPPPESSELAASSISSSSAEAAANDDRKKINQVVDEDELEEEANNEDKSKEVLKPKKKNQKRQREPRFAFMTKSEIDQLDDGYRWRKYGQKAVKNSPFPRSYHRCTSPACGVKKRVERSSEDPSIVVTTYEGTHTHSCPITPRGAVGFGISPVEAPAPAPAFHRGGASSSLFAMPQIHHYPRQQQQQQQPRRPYFTNLTQASPLSFGNSTNSRVPPPFLPSSTSSGSRDHGLLQDMLPSEMLKEPKGE; encoded by the exons ATGGAGGAGGGAAAGAGCAAAGAGCCGACACCAAGAGAGAATTCAAAACCATCAATATCCAATTACAATAATCATAATCAAACCATGATGATGATTAATCAACAAATCTGCAACACCAACACCTTATTCGATGATCATCTTAGCTTCATGGACGGTCACGATTTCACCTGCCCTTCTTCTGCATTCGACGATTTTTTTCTGCAGCCGCTGCAACCGCCTCCGCCGGAGAGCTCCGAGCTGGCCGCCTCCtccatctcctcctcctccgccgagGCCGCCGCCAACGATGACCGGAAAAAGATCAATCAGGTTGTTGATGAGGATGAATTAGAAGAAGAAGCAAATAATGAAGACAAGAGTAAGGAAGT attgaaaccaaaaaagaaaaatcagaaaagGCAAAGAGAACCAAGATTTGCTTTCATGACAAAGAGTGAGATCGATCAATTGGACGATGGGTATCGATGGAGAAAGTACGGCCAAAAAGCTGTGAAAAACAGCCCTTTTCCCAG GAGCTACCATCGTTGCACTAGTCCGGCATGTGGTGTGAAGAAGAGAGTGGAGAGATCTTCGGAAGATCCATCAATTGTTGTCACAACCTACGAAGGCACGCACACTCACTCCTGTCCCATCACGCCACGTGGCGCTGTCGGCTTCGGCATTTCCCCGGTCGAAGCCCCCGCCCCCGCCCCCGCCTTCCACAGGGGTGGCGCTTCGTCGTCCCTTTTCGCCATGCCTCAAATTCATCACTATCCGCGCCAACAACAACAACAGCAGCAACCACGACGACCGTATTTTACAAACTTGACACAAGCATCACCTTTGAGTTTCGGGAATAGTACTAATTCTAGGGTTCCACCTCCATTTTTGCCATCATCAACAAGTAGTGGATCGAGAGATCATGGTCTTCTTCAAGACATGTTGCCATCTGAGATGTTGAAGGAGCCAAAAGGGGAGTAG
- the LOC121796055 gene encoding flowering time control protein FCA-like — MEKFDRSRGTDRYSNSSAPPHQYNSGDRHSRGGGAPIHHRQQDNYRDGGGGGGRDNTHGYTGGFSSGGRENIRAFDSPPPYRSPPCGGSGSGVGGVGGGGLRPIGDGIGGMRPIGNGIGGFRPPIGSGDGFGPMGGIGGRGFRPIGGVDAAKFRPMGGGFGGDGGRFPQMGGGGGDGGGFPPMSRGGGDGGGFRRSVGSDGEAGGFRPMDGGGGDGAGFGFDNYGGPPTALSGQKRGYSGRERSPGREGVKFAKLFVGSVPRTATEDDIRPLFENHGRVMEVAMIKDKRTGQPQGCCFIKYASPDEADRAIAALHNQYTLPGGMSPIQVRYADGERERIGATEYKLFVGSLNKQAVEKEVEEIFLPYGRVEDVYLMRDEMKQSRGCGFVKYSQREMAQAAIDALNGIYIMRGCEQPLTVRFADPKRPRPGDSRGVPSFGEPGHRFSTPGIRTPSDHHEPLGGPNPNSWPSTQNLGPPSHAGNQGYTNQYQPRPGNMAASSTPYPVGAIPGSMDSSFPAPPASSAHISQFNNNQSVPQIPSNGSKLSPWQRPLQSPQPVQLPPSNTTSFSNHSLPGSQMQPGLIQTPYSQAPPSQSLPVENSQPSIPPQIQVQHSASSAHRQAPGVGNQPQYPGQLQPFNQPPSELAQMLSQQKQTLQATFQSSQQALNQLQQQLQQRQPAIQNLATHQGQVAAKQQSPWPGAVVQPVANTANTQPARDSATAATTPSPAITGGTPAAATSNWSEHTSPDGYKYYYNSLTGESKWEKPAELALNEPQQQKPSNPHPQLHSHPSGPSLQQAPQMQAQIHNQAKPFQQAAQSSYHVPGFSAKQGTKEIGYAQAPANDPARYQQASASQEWMWKNKYSGM, encoded by the exons CAACAGGATAATTATCGAGACGGCGGTGGAGGAGGGGGGCGCGACAATACACATGGTTATACCGGCGGGTTCTCGAGCGGCGGGAGGGAGAATATTAGGGCGTTTGACAGCCCGCCGCCCTACCGGTCTCCGCCTTGCGGTGGCAGCGGCAGCGGCGTGGGAGGCGTTGGAGGAGGGGGATTGAGACCAATTGGGGATGGAATTGGGGGAATGAGACCAATTGGGAATGGAATTGGGGGGTTTCGACCTCCGATTGGCAGCGGAGATGGGTTTGGGCCGATGGGTGGAATTGGGGGAAGAGGGTTTCGACCGATAGGTGGGGTTGATGCTGCTAAATTTCGACCAATGGGCGGTGGATTTGGAGGTGATGGTGGGAGGTTTCCGCAGATGGGTGGTGGCGGTGGAGATGGTGGAGGGTTTCCACCGATGAGTAGAGGTGGTGGTGATGGTGGAGGCTTTAGAAGGTCAGTTGGCAGTGATGGTGAAGCTGGAGGATTTCGACCAATGGAtggaggtggtggtgatggTGCAGGCTTTGGGTTTGATAACTATGGGGGGCCTCCTACAGCTCTCTCGGGCCAAAAACGTGGTTACTCTGGTAGAGAAAGATCTCCAG gcaGAGAAGGAGTAAAATTCGCCAAACTATTTGTTGGGTCTGTTCCGAGGACAGCCACAGAAGATGAT ATCCGACCTCTATTTGAAAATCATGGGCGTGTGATGGAAGTTGCTATGATCAAGGATAAGAGGACTGGCCAGCCGCAAG GGTGCTGTTTCATTAAATATGCTTCTCCTGACGAGGCTGACAGGGCAATTGCTGCATTGCATAACCAGTACACGTTACCTGGG GGAATGAGTCCTATCCAAGTTAGATATGCTGATGGAGAGCGAGAACGTATTG GTGCAACCGAATACAAGCTATTTGTTGGGTCATTGAACAAACAGGCTGTTGAGAAGGAAGTTGAAGAG ATCTTTTTACCTTATGGTAGAGTCGAGGATGTCTATCTTATGCGTGATGAGATGAAGCAGAGCCGTG GTTGTGGATTTGTCAAATACTCTCAGAGAGAGATGGCACAAGCGGCCATTGATGCTCTAAATGGAATATATATTATGAGA GGCTGTGAACAACCATTAACTGTCAGATTTGCTGATCCTAAAAGACCTAGACCTGGAGATTCGAG AGGTGTTCCTTCTTTTGGTGAACCCGGCCATCGATTTTCTACCCCTGGGATCAG AACTCCGTCAGATCATCACGAGCCATTAGGTGGCCCCAATCCTAATTCATGGCCAAGCACGCAGAATCTAGGACCACCTTCTCATGCTGGTAACCAAGGTTATACTAATCAGTATCAGCCTAGGCCTGGGAATATGGCCGCTTCTTCTACTCCA TATCCTGTTGGAGCTATTCCTGGCAGTATGGACAGTTCATTTCCTGCACCTCCTGCCTCGTCTGCGCATATATCTCAGTTT AATAATAACCAGTCCGTACCACAAATTCCTTCTAATGGCTCAAAGTTATCGCCCTGGCAGCGACCTCTTCAGTCACCACAGCCTGTGCAGTTACCTCCATCAAACACGACATCATTCTCCAATCATAGTTTGCCGGGATCACAGATGCAACCAGGTCTGATACAGACCCCATATAGTCAGGCCCCACCATCACAATCTCTGCCAGTAGAGAACAGTCAACCATCTATTCCCCCCCAGATACAAGTGCAGCATAGCGCATCGTCTGCTCACAGACAAGCTCCTGGAGTTGGGAATCAGCCACAGTACCCTGGGCAACTTCAACCTTTTAATCAGCCGCCTTCAGAGCTGGCTCAAATGCTGTCACAACAGAAACAAACTCTACAGGCTACTTTCCAGTCTTCTCAACAAGCCCTAAATCAGCTGCAACAGCAGCTGCAACAGAGACAACCGGCGATTCAAAACCTAGCAACTCATCAGGGTCAAGTAGCTGCTAAACAGCAG TCTCCTTGGCCTGGAGCAGTAGTTCAGCCCGTTGCAAACACCGCTAATACGCAACCAGCCCGAGATTCAGCTACGGCTGCAACTACCCCCTCACCTGCCATTACTGGTGGTACTCCTGCTGCTGCTACAAGCAATTGGTCCGAGCACACGTCGCCTGATGGATACAAGTACTACTACAACAGCTTGACTGGTGAAAGCAAG TGGGAGAAACCTGCGGAGCTTGCGCTGAATGAGCCCCAGCAACAGAAGCCGTCCAACCCGCACCCTCAGCTGCATTCTCACCCATCTGGACCATCATTGCAACAAGCTCCTCAAATGCAAGCTCAGATTCACAACCAAGCCAAGCCGTTCCAGCAGGCTGCTCAATCATCG TACCATGTCCCTGGATTTTCTGCCAAACAAGGCACTAAG GAAATTGGGTATGCACAAGCTCCAGCCAACGATCCTGCACGCTATCAACAG GCGTCCGCGTCTCAGGAGTGGATGTGGAAGAATAAGTATTCAG GAATGTGA